Within Gambusia affinis linkage group LG01, SWU_Gaff_1.0, whole genome shotgun sequence, the genomic segment CATTAATTCAAAATACTTCACATTATGAAAcgattaaaaaaacacaatcaaataCTAAACCAAAACggtaaaaataacaactttttGCTCTTGagagaaaaaattaaacctCCTTTGTCTGCAAACACGCTCTACCAAGAAATCCTTATGGTTCTtggtaaagttttattttcacttggttcaggttctttaaaaaaaaacaacaatctgctgattccatttattaatctaaaaaataaccAACAGATCATCTCTACTCTGTATTGATATTAAACAGAAAGAGTTGTGATTTTTCCACAAGTTGATgctaaaagcatttatttaactCTAAACGCACCTTtgttacaaatgatcaagcattcactaaaggaatgccatgttatttcattttaggcaataaaatgaaaagaattatttgtttatttgcatctattaaagtatttttaattttgtttataaatcatttaataaaaatctgctgattTTTCATTAGATTAATTGGTTTATCTGACTAACtaattaatcgtcagaataattgctCAATCGAtagctaaaataattattagttgtagctgtaaagcaaaaaaaaaatgtatttaagataaaattgGGAGTGAGCATCAAGATcagcagtgtgaacgcagcctaaGCTATAGTTCAGCTACAGAAGGAGCAGCTGAACTATAGCTGTGATGAAAccattttctattcaaataGAGCGACGACTTCTCAGCTAAAAactatcaaaacattttcacttctgTCTTACCTATCATGACTGAGGCTTTTGCAACATTTAaccattttgaaataaagaagaGGATCATATTCAAAGCATATTGATACATCTGCATCACTGAAAGTTATGATTTGATTTAAAGCTTTATGAATAtctaaattaaaccaaataataataatgttgacATTTAACTCACACAATGACCTTTTGAATACTGTACACTTTAAAAAAGGATTTGGCAACAGACTGGTCATGGTTTTTAAATGTCGGGACGTTGCCTGGTTGCGTGAAAATTAGCTGCAACTATGTTGTTTGGCAAAGCCGTCGAAAGTGATCTGGAAAGTAGGAGGTGAAAGATCAAATCAAACTCATGTTCATGCTCTGACATGCCTAACGGAtacatagaaatataaaaagagaaaagctttaaaaaactGTGGAATAACCAACAAAGCTGCTCCTCAGACTGATAATGAAATAGATCTGTGGAGATGGTTTTCAAATCTCTTCTTTAGCTGATGTAAGTTAAACTACTTACAATTTATCAACCCTACAAGAACTGGCTTTTTCTCccagacttttttgttgttgttaaaaatacatttttctctccCTGCTGTGACTGAGTTGTAATGAATTGTCAGATttttcagagacagaaacattaTTTGTAAATGAACAATCATTTCTTCTTTGGAAATGCATTCAGCTCTTGGCTTAATGTGCTTAGCTACTCCCACCACTGGCAGGCATATGTGCAAATGTGAATCAGTGCTGTTCTCTTGAATGCAGTCGTACAATGACTCAgctttgtacaaaaaaaaaaaaaagaaggactCAGGCACAAACGCTGCACACTATCAGAGCATCAGATTTGCATCCTGTGTGACAGAGTGCTGTGTTTTATCACAGGAAGGGGAAGACGCACAATGTCCCCGGTGAAGGTGGAAAACACCGGCTCATGGACATGGTAGGTATCAAAACAATCATAATATCTTAATTGGATTGCAGCCAACATATCTACATTTAGGAGAAAAAGTAAGAGCAATTTGATATTCCTTAGTGGGGGTGCACCAATTTATCAGCCAGACGATTTCCTTATTTTTGGGCGATTAGATTGATACTtgcatgtgaagctgatcttatccaccagtcttatttttctcagcaaaggtctaaaaatcagccactgtcctcttctgctctgcagtgagagacGTTTGACTGATGGACCGGCCCACCGGGTCATGACTGCACGCTTCCAGTTAACAACAATCAcctcactgttgccaactcagtgacattcttgctatatttagcgacatttcagacaaaaaaaaattggtattagtcaaaattggaattggcaCTTCAGACTTCTTAAAACAATCAGCAATcggtcagaaaactgcagttgGTGCACCCCTACTTATTGgcaatgtattttataaagttaaaaaacctgaaagagTTGGGTATGTGGATTGAAAATGGCTAAATCCTTTAATTGAACCTTGGTCTTTATTTCTGAGATGGTACTAGAGGTCACTCCACAGCAGACAAAGACTTGCACAAGTAGCAGCATCCATGCTACAGCTGTGGTGCTACTTAAGGTGCATTCATACTCTTCAGTCATCTTCATCAAACTCAGGTTCGTTTctctagaaagtctggttcatttggggagatGTGAATGCATAACTGAACTCTAATGTGGGCCAaagaagtgaactctggtccgtcTAAAAACCTCGGTCTTGGGTTGGTTGAAGGAAACTTTTGAGTTGTTCGAATGCATCAGTGTtcgccaagtggaccagagaagctcaaaaagcagaaagtggactacagcgcaaagcattctgggtGAATACAACAAAATCAAACCGATGTGTCTATcattagcaggagaaatggctcatgatCTTTTACCAAAGATGAAACAGAAATCCTGCAATGGCGAACATTTGTGAATAAGAAAGTTGTGCTCCAttgcaaatgtgtgcaaaactttgcccatattccgctaatgtcaaaaaaacaacacaattttgcaattggtctgtttccatttaaataaaaaatgcaactgaaatTACACATGAATTCACGCAATAAGACATTAAAAACTTGGACACCATCTTTctccagctacttcctgtcgtcgtcttccATGTGGCAACAACCTGCTGTGGATCgtgtgaaaaaaagtgtttttgttgcgTTTCTGCGAAATAAACCAATGTCAATGCAGCCAAAAAAATACCAAACCAAAACTTTTCATCTAAAAACCAGTTTTGTTCCCATTTAgaaaatttcttttcaaaatgtcaaattgtgcaatgaTATGGTCAAAGAAAAAGTACAGTGtattcttcagaggtttttgagttgtttccttcagtagttagtggtgcagcgcccccacaggcgaggaggggaatgggtttttcaaacagtttggtttatttgacagtgtagtgtaaaagtgaaaatgtaataaatgttacaattttagtcccaaatcaaaccaaatccACTGGACCTCCAGGTGTGGAAACACCTTCAGTGACCATTTTGACACGACTGTCAGTCCCTGGATTACCAGAAGCTCGAAACAAGTCACCAGGACCAGCTGCTTGGTGAAGAAGGGTCCATGGTTTTTATAGTTGTGAGCCACAGACTCAGTTCTatctacaaatacattttcctcaCAAACATTGTGCCAATTAAGGAGAGATCAGAAGGTTTTCCAATGGTATATGAATTACTGCCAAAACATATTgttacaataaagaaataatcaaccaaacttaatttttaaagttttgtgctcAATTTAATTCAACATAATTCACCAAAATCACTCTGAGGACATTTCTTTAGCGTTGTtggtttctgtgtgtgtgtgtgtgtgtgtttgtttttagggTATACTCAAGCAGTCAAAGCTGCGGTCCATCAGTAAATCTGACACGGAGATGAACAAGATGAACTGCAACGGCAAAAGTGAGTGCATCTCTCACATATAAACCTTGTTGTGTGCTCCTGTAAAGTGTACCTCATTGTTGTCATGGAGAAACTATTGTTCTTGTTTCAACTGcatgacaaaataatttctgtgtCATTCAAGTTGATTTTTGGGACATGAACACAAAGCATCGGGGTATGCACTGTAAGTATCATTTATTTGTAACcattaaaaacaccaaactttGAGTTTGAAGGTCTTTGCAGTGTTTCCTGGACTCTTTAATACACGTTCTGGCCCAAATTCCCTTGAAATATGAGAAAATCTGAGGACATAAGATGAGAAATTTACCCGCAAACAGAATTCACATCGTAGTTAAGattcagctttatttaattagaCTGTTCAGACCTAATTTATGAGCATTTCTCTCTCTCAAAGAGAAGGAATCAGAGCGCCAAGGCGACTCCTGGAGCTCCATCACTCGGAGTCAACAGGGAGCTGCGTTTGTGGGCACCGTGACAGGCGCCCAGGAGGATTTGAAGAGATAGAAACATATGTCCTGCCTCATATTTGTCCCGCTTCCACTGCAGAGTGATGAAGCCAGTTTGGATCCATATACTCAAACATCTATGTCAGTTCCCAGTTTGCCGTCTCTCTCGGACAGAGCTGCGACTAACAATTactttagtaatcaattattcagacAATTGATCAATTAATCGGGTAAAGAATAGGCatattctcagatttttttgtcttttttatttttattttttacaaaatacggaatacattaaaagacgcaaataagcaaataataagaccttttataaataagaaaataactaatttattgccaaacatgccacaacaTTCCTCTAGTAtacgcttgatcatttgtagcaaaagatgcatctgcaacaaaaaaaatactgtcaatttgttgattatttttttattaataattggatagcaaaggTGATTAATAGGATATTTGTTATTACAGAATTTGAAacaggtgaagctaaaaatgaCACTTCAGTTCAGGTTGAATCTATCTACAGGCAATGAAGGTTTTTCATCGTAGATggaaaatgtgtatattttggTACATTTTTGGCTTATTACCGCTCCAAGCTTGTTATCTCAGCAAAAGGCTTTTTTAAGCGTCAGTGTAGTCCAGTTGATGTAGTAATCAATTACTacattagttgacaattatttcaataatcgattaatccgattaatcatttcagtcctACTTCAAATACTTCCCTATCTTCCCAGGAGGGGGCGCTAGAAAAGATTGGGGCGTCTCCATTCTGTGTTATCCAGTCAGCCATTAATctgttactaaattagttgacaattatttagTTAGTGTTTCAGCCCCACTACTATTTCTCTGAACTATTCCTTTTCTATTGATTAGGCTTCTAATTGCACTTCTCCCTCTTCCCAGAAGGGGGCGATAGGAAAGAACAGCCATGTTAATAATTGGGTGGTCTCCAGCTCTGTGTCACATGACTCTGCGTCCAGTTAGCGATTAATGGATTAACCAAccaatccattttatttgtgtggcacatttcagcaacgaggctgttcaaactgctttacatcataaaaacacaaaaatacaaagttgaagaaaatactactaattactaatttaattgacaattatttcactaattaattaatcatgTTTAATCATTTCAGATCTACTTCAAATACTTTGAACTATTCCTTTTCCCATTCAATAGTCCTCTGATTTCACTTCCCCATCTTCTCAGGAGGGCGCCGCTACATCACCAGGTGGTGATtaattcagtaattgattaatcacgattcgttcgattaatcgtttcagccctactgtCAGATTTTCCTTTCTCCCATGTTTGTAAACCCTTTGAGGATCAGTCAATCGAGGGATGTGAATTCTGTTTTCTGGAGGGTGTCAGCTGAACAGAGAGTATAACATCCGGCAGCGTGAGCCCTGGGGGGCCATCTTAAGAAACGTCCAGCCAGCATGGACCTTCTGCCGCTGCCTAGCCGCTGGTCTAACTCTGACCTTCGTTCTCAAGGCAGGCAGCTTCCCCAGATCCCCTCTGGGACTGGAGAGGACAGCGAGCACACTTATTCAGAAGTGGGCCAACGTTCCTCCACTGCACGTACTGACGATGCCCTCTACGCCATGGTAGGCAGGGCCGGGCAGACGGACACTCCGGCCCCTCCGGCCGTTCCCGCCAACACCCCGGCGCCCCCGGATCCGGACGGCGAGGTGGACGGAGCGCTGCCCGAACCCGAGGCCCCGGTCATGTCTCCCCCACACCCTCCGGAGACGGCGGAGTACGCCTGCGTCAGGAAGCTGAGGAAGGCTGAAAAGGCGCCTCAGAAGAGGGACAGTGGGACGGATATGGCAGAACCGCCTGCCCCACCTCCACGCCACGGACCGCCGTCGCATCCCGCCCCCCCGCCGCCTCACCCCCACAGCACAAAGTTGCCTCGTAGAAACATTGAGGCCTTCAATGTCCCATCATTCCCAAAGGTTGGTACAATTTATTCCATCGTTTGGTTACTAGGTTGCTGAAATCTTCTGCTACATTTCTAGAGCGTAAACTTTGAAAAAGGTTGCCTACCTGGATGTTCAGCTCTCAGATTTCCTTTTGAAGAGGACTAAAGTACCACAccaaattttctagaaaaaaataaggaaattcCTGAGATTGAAGAGTTGAAAAtctgttagaaaataaactcagaaatttttagattaatctcagaaatgttcttggaaaaaaaggttttttttgtataaaaagtagaagattttcaagtaaaaaacaaatgtttagattaatgtcagcatttttttattgctgagtttcaaaagtcaaatattttcaagaaaaaaactcagacattttgagattaatatcagaaattttctttaaaaaaagctcGAACAATTCTGAGCTTCAAAAGTCCAAAACGttcaagaaaaaacatttctttcagctCCCTGAAAGAAATGTTATAATTTTTGATGTTAGTCTCagagattttctagaaagaTGAGAGAAGCCCGCCACAAACTTCATCCGAAATGTTGAAATTTACTCTCACTGACGTTGCGTGACGCAAATTACATCTAATGTTGCGTTCCGGTAAACCGTAACTCAGATCTGGGTTTGACGTTAGACCCGAGGCAACAGCCTTCTAGTTAAGATGTTGGAATTTCAACATGGCGACGCCCATAAACATGATCTGCAATACCTCTTACGGACATCAGTTTAAGCTTTACTTTCCATAAACAAACACCAGTTCTAGCTAGTTCAGTTCAGAGTTGAAGGCGCTACATGTAACGCTGATTTTAGAGCCATTCTTACTTATGTGTGAGGAGCGTCATGTTGAAACGTGATGTCCGCCTTGCTAGCTGTAACTGAGGGTAGTTGGAGTTTCTCCCAGTTTCCCAGTGGACAATCCGATTAGGTCGGGCATTACAGTTGGTTTTCTAACTGGGAAGTCGTAATTTCCCAGTTCATTCTACAACCGGAACATAACATAAACTTTACATCGCGGTTCTGGCTAACTACACGTACTGATGGAGAACTCTCCGAAAACAGGAAGCAAACTACaacgcaaggcattctgggtaaagacAACCAAAACAGACGCGAGAGTTTAACGCTAGTGGAAGAAATGGCTTGCGgtcttttgcaaaaaaacaaagagaaacccTAAAACCGCTAAACTCTGACGCCACTCCGTTTTTATTTACGTTTTGGGAAGGAGGTTGTGCTCATtgtcttctgaggttttttgtgtcgcttccttcagtagttcttatTGCACCGcacccacaggtgaggaggggaaacgtttttttttcagttagtttgaaTCGTATGATACTGCAacgtaaaatcttttttttgtgtattttaggtCTAGTTTcctgtgcaaatatcttaatacacttacAAGTAACCTCTCAGCAGTATAAAGGGGCTTGTTTTAGTCAATAAtaccttaatattgatgaaaaagtaaaaaaaaaaatcactggcGGATTATTTTGgttataacatgagaaaaatatcTTATAAGTGAAACCATCTggcagtggaactagaactttttcatcaatagtAAGGAATTGTTTACTTACAATGAGCTCCtacatctttctgaaaagttgcttttcagaaacaatagcaataattttgtcttattttgagtgtattaaagtattttcactggaaactagaccagaatACGCTGTAATCTTTTGCATCGTGGCATTTCTGTGAGGTTTCCTCTTGGTGGAGGATCTGCGTGGCTGTAATTGTGCCAGTGATGCAGTTTCCCCCGGCTGTTCTCATACTCTGGCACTTCTGCTTAAACCTCTTTGAAGTCCAGGCTATGAACCTGTTTATTTGTGGTCGGGTTCTTGTCTTTCTGCCCTCAGCGGTGTCACCTCCTCCATATGTTCGCAGCAGCAGGGCTGCAGGTTGGCTGGCTGGTTTTTACTGTACATGCATGGCTCTTTGCTCCCCTCCAGGTGACAGTGGGACACCATTTGCTGCCCCCGTTTGAGGTCGGAAAGGTCGCGCTGTCTGCTGTGACCCGAGTTCATTTACACGCACAGTTCACAGGCTTACAAGCGTACGCAGTTTGCTCACAGGTCTGGCCGCCGCAGATTTCCTTTTGGATGATGCAACTCGCTGAAATTGAGTCATCTACAATAAAAGCACCTGCTTCCTCACAGGCTCCACCTTTCAGGGAAAATCTCTTCAGCGCCGCATGAAATCCATTCCACACGACTCCAACACTACGCCATTTCTTAAGAGAGGTTAATTTGTCACCCATGAGTCCGtttcaaaatgcagttttcacaGCTGGAGAGGTCTTCCCGTCTCTGCTGCAGCATGCCTGAACATGTGACCAACTCTGTCCTAAAGCGTGGCTTGTTGCTGtgctgacaggaagtgatgtttATGGGCAATGGAGAGCAGTACATCTGGAAGCCTCCGGAGGATGATGACGTGCTGATGCTCCAGAATAAAGCGCTGGGTCCCCTGGGAGCCCATTTAGTGGAGAATATACAACCGTCTGCCGCAGTGGTGAGTGACGACGACTTGTTCTCTACCTCTAATGCATCtacaaatcaatttatttacatCCATTCAATGTAGTTAAGTATTTATTcccattgaactttttcagatttttgtcccCAACActaatggcccagtcaaagtaatGCACAATTatgaagcagaaggaaatgGATAGAAGattacgctgcaaaaacacaaaatcttaccaactatttttggtctagtttttgttgcaaatatcttagtgacAAATCCATTTTACAagtcacttttcagcaagaaatatgagcttgattaagtcaataattcattaaaattgattaaaaagttctagctccactggcagattatttcaccaataatgagacattttcccatgttataagtaaatTAATCTCCCAGTCTCCCAACAAGCGCATATTATCGTAGCCTTTCcttaacaataatttttttaaaacatgcggttttaaattttttgtttgtcagagGTAAGAACAGGATTTGAACCATTCTTTCTTTGGCAGATTTGGGTCGCACAAATTCAGTTCAGAGGCCAAAAACGGCCCGCGGACCGCACTTTGAACGCCCCTAGTCtatagaaatgtaaacaaaatatctgaCTTTCTTCCTTACAATCAAAAATAtcaagttttaaacatttttttgtacattttagtatctgacatgaaaaaagtgtaaaatctgTTGAAGATTGTAGACGTTgtcaacaaatatttgttttactaattgtactaaagatgttttattttagcttcagCCCTTTGGGGCTTTGCTGAAATTAGTCAGGTTTCTTTAATTACTTGGTGACGCTGATGAAAACACACACGGTGTCATAATGTTAGTGTTCATGAAGCTTTTtaagaaaagctgaaaaccGGTCAATGAGCTCCAGTGTTTTCCGCCTTTTCTCGTTtgaaggtttgtttgtttgccgcTGGTTTTCGGGTTTGAAGAGAGGATTCCTCTTTCCCTTTGCTGGTGATTACTTTTAATGGAGGTCATATTTGTGCAGGTGTTTCTGccacaaagtattttattttctttcagctcCCTGGAGGTCTTTTTCACTGCAttgctggatggatggatggattgaaaaatatttgcagttgtgcagaaaacagttttaatataaTCATCCTGTTAGGTCCAGAGTTAATTTCACTGGACTTGAACTATTTTTGCAGAGAGCTGaatacaaacaaatacttttgcaaaacagtGTAATTTTTGGCAGTATCCAAAAATTAGACTCAAGTATGAGCAGCACTTCTTCAACTTATTTATTCtgcagtaaaagtaaaaagtagcagGAAATTACTAAAGTAGGAGTAAAAAGGCCTCTCAGATACAGAGCAACCGATCAGAACATTATTGGTCACACTGCGAAAACAagatcttaccaagtaattttggtctaattttgttacaaatatcttagtacacttgaaataactAAACAAACTTAGAAGTAacatcagcaaaatataggagcttgtttaagtaaataattctttaatactaatgaaaaagttcaagttccactggcagattattccacttataacaagacattttttaagttttaaaatcataattaaggaattactgacataaaacaagctcctatatcttactggaaattaaattaaattagttttgttttatttgaagcgCTCcgagatatttgctctagaaactagagaaGACAACCGgacagattttgtgtttttgcagtgaagcaGCTGTTTGCACCAGGATCTGTGAGCATCTTTTTAACGtctctaaataaaaaacattttcctgcctGATTCCAGGTGGCTGAGATGTACTCCAAAGTGTGCAAACCtgggaagaagaagagagcGATGCCGGGTTCTCCCCCGGCGAACCTCGGCTTCCGGACCTTGGGTCGAGGCGACCGGGACCGAGACGGTGGATTCAGCGTTGTGGTCAAACCGCAGACATGGGCCCCTCAAGAGGGCAAAGCGGTCGGGGGCTCCCTGGACGACCACTGCTACGAGTCCATCGGCACGGAGGACTGCGACCCGGCGTACGACAACATGGAAGGCGGGGGCGCCTGGAAGCGCGAGCGGCCTCCGAACACGTGTGCCACGCTGCGGCCGAGGAGGAAGAAAGCCCAGCAGCccttgcagcagcagcacccgccgccgccgccgcccaCGCAGCAGACGCCCAAGTTGCAACACCTTCCTGCCAAAGCCCTGCTGCTGCCGGGGGAGAACCTGTACGAGAGCATCGGCGACCTGAAGCAGGGCTCCGCCACCTCCAGCACCACCACCATCTTCACCTTCAACGACGGCATGGAGATGTACGTTACAGGGCTCTGAGGCAGCGGCTGCACTGTGACCCCCCTCTGAGCTGACACTGCTGGGTCCCATCATGCTCACCACACATACTGTTTACATTAAAGTCATGACATCAGGACTTTCATAGGCGCCAGGCTGCAAAAACACTGCATACTAACAAGTACTTTgctccagtttctagtgcaaatatcttagtacacttgaaattagGCAAAACAAACgtacaggtaacttttcagcaagatagagCAGCTTGTTTAATGGCAATAATTATTTTAAGGTGTCCTGACCttactgacctaaaacaagctcctacatctttctgaaatgtttcttgtaagttagtttttctcACTTCAAGTGTAGtgaaatatttgcactggaaacgaGATCAAAAAGGtgtttggtaagatttagtgtttttgcagtgcagaggCCTTGGGTGGTAATGTTGATCTGTTATGACCTGGGCTGAATACAAAGTCCTGTCTGCAAACCTTAAAGGAATCCAAAGGTAGTGAATAATAAATGAGCACAAGACCATTGCAGAGTGATCTGTAGGTAAACAGTAGCACTTCAGTTTTACTGATACATCTCTGCAAAGCACAATGAAGTCAAAAGCCTAAATTCTTCCTCAATTCTAGCGGATAAAAATAGTTCCATGTTCGGTCCGAGCTGGACCTCTAATTGGGGAAATATTTTAGTAGCACTTAGTCTGTGGTGAACAGGCCTTCCCTGTATATTTGACCAGGatagaaatcaaattaaatattaatcaaaacACTTGAAAGCTCAgggacaaagaagaaaaacaaattataaagaGCATTATCAtgaaaaattgcacatttttgcaTTCCTCCTAAAAGCTTCGACAAATTGAGACCATTTTCAccttaacagaaaaaaaagaaaaaagccaatCGGATTCTTCCCTCCATGAAGTGTCACTCGACATGGACTGAACACCGTCTCCACTGCTGTCTGTATATGAAGTGTTTTACTTTGTTGATCCTGTTCCTGCACTTTGCCTGCTACGAGTTGcatgcctaaaaaaaaaaaaaaaaagaaaaaacaaacaaacaaaaaacaagcactGTCATGTGGTTTCTctatatgaatgtttttattttctttgtagttGGTTGTTTAccgtttttgtttatttttactgtgttGCTTTATTTCTCTGTGGAGCTCTAAGCCGGTTTGATGAAGGATGTGTTTGGCTTGGTGGTGTTTAGATGCTCTGCTGCGGCCCAAATGAATCCAGGAGAACGGTCCGCGGCCCCCTCACGCCCCCCACTTCAACACGCCCCTGTCTGCTCAGTCACATCTGTGGATCATCCCTGCCTTGTGGTCATAGGAATCCGCTTGGGTTTCCATCAAAGTGCAGCATGGAGAGCTACAGCAGGAACTGACTTGTGTGACCAAATGTCACGTCTCATCATCACTCCATCAATGAACACTCTCTCTGTTATCAGTGTTAAattatattgcaaaaaaataaagacgTAAGCCGAAAGAGCATCAGCCATCCCCCTTACAAAACCATAAATTCTCATCCAAAACCTGAACAATAACAGCGACTTCACTCAACCAAATATCCCCCAACAAACAATGTGATTATACTGTAATGTTGATGCAACGTGTATGTAcatgacaaaaagagaaagaataataaatatatcaTCAGTGTCAAGAAATCTATCTTTTTCTATTatgtttagttgtgttttttggaATGACTTATATTGtgacacaaaactgcaaaacagctgcaatgtaaaaaatattccgTGTTActctctgtttgttgttttatcgAAGCCATGAAGCTACGGTGTGTTCTTGGAAAAAGCCCTGCTAAGTTTTAAATGTGGCAGCTAATGTTGTGTGTTTGCTATTCAGACTACAGGGTCTTGTATTCGAAAAAGCGTGTAATTTAAGTGCTAAAGTGCAAAAGATTGTAATGTTTTATATCAAGATTACTATTCATGAAatgtcaagtcaagtttatacttttgtaataaagtggcactttaaaaaaaaaaacgttttatctCATAGTCTcgctttttaaaaagtggagggagaaacaaacagaaagcttTTCTGATCCTAAAAGCAGCCAGgagatttctatttttagatttttaaaaggaGGAAAACTATTTgtaaacctttttatttctat encodes:
- the si:dkey-70p6.1 gene encoding verprolin isoform X5, encoding MASMQDGLNFTAPPYGKVLLLGAIAAASAFVVTILIVVLCVGCQRKGKTHNVPGEGGKHRLMDMGILKQSKLRSISKSDTEMNKMNCNGKSRQLPQIPSGTGEDSEHTYSEVGQRSSTARTDDALYAMVGRAGQTDTPAPPAVPANTPAPPDPDGEVDGALPEPEAPVMSPPHPPETAEYACVRKLRKAEKAPQKRDSGTDMAEPPAPPPRHGPPSHPAPPPPHPHSTKLPRRNIEAFNVPSFPKEVMFMGNGEQYIWKPPEDDDVLMLQNKALGPLGAHLVENIQPSAAVVAEMYSKVCKPGKKKRAMPGSPPANLGFRTLGRGDRDRDGGFSVVVKPQTWAPQEGKAVGGSLDDHCYESIGTEDCDPAYDNMEGGGAWKRERPPNTCATLRPRRKKAQQPLQQQHPPPPPPTQQTPKLQHLPAKALLLPGENLYESIGDLKQGSATSSTTTIFTFNDGMEMYVTGL
- the si:dkey-70p6.1 gene encoding verprolin isoform X6; protein product: MASMQDGLNFTAPPYGKVLLLGAIAAASAFVVTILIVVLCVGCQRKGKTHNVPGEGGKHRLMDMGILKQSKLRSISKSDTEMNKMNCNGKSRAGQTDTPAPPAVPANTPAPPDPDGEVDGALPEPEAPVMSPPHPPETAEYACVRKLRKAEKAPQKRDSGTDMAEPPAPPPRHGPPSHPAPPPPHPHSTKLPRRNIEAFNVPSFPKEVMFMGNGEQYIWKPPEDDDVLMLQNKALGPLGAHLVENIQPSAAVVAEMYSKVCKPGKKKRAMPGSPPANLGFRTLGRGDRDRDGGFSVVVKPQTWAPQEGKAVGGSLDDHCYESIGTEDCDPAYDNMEGGGAWKRERPPNTCATLRPRRKKAQQPLQQQHPPPPPPTQQTPKLQHLPAKALLLPGENLYESIGDLKQGSATSSTTTIFTFNDGMEMYVTGL
- the si:dkey-70p6.1 gene encoding verprolin isoform X7, which encodes MASMQDGLNFTAPPYGKVLLLGAIAAASAFVVTILIVVLCVGCQRKGKTHNVPGEGGKHRLMDMGILKQSKLRSITLGGHLKKRPASMDLLPLPSRWSNSDLRSQGRQLPQIPSGTGEDSEHTYSEVGQRSSTARTDDALYAMVGRAGQTDTPAPPAVPANTPAPPDPDGEVDGALPEPEAPVMSPPHPPETAEYACVRKLRKAEKAPQKRDSGTDMAEPPAPPPRHGPPSHPAPPPPHPHSTKLPRRNIEAFNVPSFPKEVMFMGNGEQYIWKPPEDDDVLMLQNKALGPLGAHLVENIQPSAAVVAEMYSKVCKPGKKKRAMPGSPPANLGFRTLGRGDRDRDGGFSVVVKPQTWAPQEGKAVGGSLDDHCYESIGTEDCDPAYDNMEGGGAWKRERPPNTCATLRPRRKKAQQPLQQQHPPPPPPTQQTPKLQHLPAKALLLPGENLYESIGDLKQGSATSSTTTIFTFNDGMEMYVTGL